A stretch of Triticum aestivum cultivar Chinese Spring chromosome 1D, IWGSC CS RefSeq v2.1, whole genome shotgun sequence DNA encodes these proteins:
- the LOC123180241 gene encoding protein Rf1, mitochondrial, producing the protein MSCLHLLRRRTSSFTPTSPPSRSWSPHAAFAAATERVRAGTLTPQDAHHLFDQLLRQSTPVPGQALNGFLAGLARARDTDACRDGPSLALTLFNRVCREEAGRRVAPPTIYTYGILMNCCCHVRRPDLGLAYFGRLLRTGLNTNEVVASTLLKCLCCAKRADEAVNVLLHRTSVLGCVPNSFSYNIVLKSLCDDSRSQQALGLLQVMAKGDDCSPGVLSYRTLIHGFFKEGEVGKACNLFHEMMRQGVVPDVVTYSSIIDALCKAGAMDKAELFLRQMVDNSVRPDTVTYTSMIHGYSTLGRWKEATKMFREMTSRGLIPNIVTWNSFMASLCKHGKSKEAAEIFFSMAARGHKPDIISYTILLHGYANEGSFADMMNLFNSMVGDGIVANCQVFNILIDAYAKQGMMDEAMIILNKMRGQGLSPDVFTYSTLVSALCKMGRLADAMGKFSQMIGRGVQPNTVVYHSLVQGLCTHGVLVKAKELVNEMMNKGMLRPNIAFFNSIMDNLCNEGRVVDAHHIFDLVTDIGEKPDVITFTTLIDGYCLVGEMEKACGVLDAMVSAGIEPDVITYNTLVSGYCKSGRIDDGLNLFREMSHMEVKPTTVTYNIILDGLFHAGRTVAAKKMLHEMIGSGTPVSMHTYDIFIRGLCRNDCTNEAIALFQKLGALNVKFDIAILNSMINAMYKVQRREEANKLFAAISTTGLVPNASTYGIMIRNLLKEGSVEEAEDMFSSMEKSDCALSSRLINDIIRMLLEKGEIVKAGEYMSKVDGKSISLEASTSSLLLSLFSGKGKYREQIQLLPAKYQFFDGTI; encoded by the coding sequence ATGTcctgcctccacctcctccgccgtCGCACCTCCTCCTTCACTCCCACCTCGCCGCCCTCACGCTCCTGGTCTCCGCACGCCGCCTTTGCCGCTGCCACAGAGCGCGTCCGCGCCGGGACGCTCACCCCACAAGACGCACACCACCTGTTCGACCAATTGCTGCGGCAGTCCACTCCGGTCCCCGGGCAAGCCCTGAACGGCTTCCTCGCCGGTCTTGCCCGTGCGCGAGACACCGACGCCTGCAGAGACGGCCCCTCCCTTGCCCTCACGCTCTTCAACCGCGTATGCCGAGAAGAAGCCGGCCGGCGGGTGGCGCCGCCCACAATCTACACCTACGGCATCCTGATGAACTGCTGCTGCCACGTGCGTCGTCCAGACCTAGGGCTTGCCTATTTCGGCCGCCTCCTAAGGACCGGCCTCAATACAAATGAGGTCGTCGCCAGCACCCTCCTCAAGTGCCTCTGCTGTGCAAAACGGGCAGATGAAGCTGTGAACGTGCTGCTTCATAGGACGTCCGTCCTCGGCTGTGTGCCTAATTCCTTCTCATACAACATAGTTCTAAAGAGTTTATGTGACGACAGCAGGAGCCAGCAAGCACTCGGCCTGCTCCAGGTGATGGCAAAGGGAGATGATTGCTCCCCCGGCGTTCTGTCATATAGAACGCTCATCCACGGCTTCTTTAAGGAAGGCGAAGTAGGCAAGGCATGCAATCTATTCCATGAAATGATGCGGCAAGGGGTTGTGCCTGATGTGGTGACGTATAGCTCGATTATTGATGCACTGTGCAAGGCTGGAGCAATGGACAAGGCAGAGTTGTTCCTTCGGCAGATGGTTGATAACAGTGTTCGACCGGATACGGTGACATATACTAGCATGATCCATGGATATTCCACTTTGGGCCGGTGGAAAGAGGCGACTAAAATGTTCAGAGAAATGACAAGCAGGGGCCTTATACCAAATATTGTCACTTGGAACTCATTCATGGCCTCCCTTTGCAAGCATGGAAAAAGCAAAGAAGCTGCAGAAATTTTCTTTTCCATGGCTGCAAGGGGCCACAAGCCTGATATCATCTCCTACACTATTCTTCTTCATGGGTATGCCAATGAAGGAAGCTTTGCTGATATGATGAATCTCTTTAATTCAATGGTAGGCGACGGTATTGTAGCCAACTGCCAAGTTTTCAACATATTAATTGATGCATATGCTAAACAAGGAATGATGGATGAAGCTATGATCATACTTAATAAAATGCGGGGACAAGGACTGAGTCCGGATGTATTCACCTATTCAACTCTAGTATCTGCACTTTGCAAAATGGGTAGACTGGCTGATGCTATGGGTAAGTTCAGTCAGATGATTGGTAGGGGAGTACAACCGAACACAGTTGTTTACCACTCCCTAGTTCAGGGCTTATGTACACATGGTGTTTTGGTAAAAGCAAAGGAGTTGGTTAATGAAATGATGAATAAAGGTATGCTTCGTCCAAACATTGCATTCTTCAATTCAATAATGGACAACCTATGCAATGAAGGAAGGGTTGTGGATGCACACCATATCTTTGACTTGGTTACAGACATAGGTGAGAAACCTGATGTCATTACATTTACTACGCTAATTGACGGATATTGCTTAGTCGGTGAGATGGAGAAAGCATGCGGAGTACTTGATGCCATGGTATCAGCTGGCATTGAGCCCGATGTCATTACGTATAACACACTTGTCAGTGGATACTGTAAAAGTGGAAGGATTGATGATGGGTTGAATCTGTTCAGAGAAATGTCCCATATGGAAGTTAAACCTACAACTGTTACATATAACATCATACTGGATGGATTATTTCATGCTGGGAGAACAGTTGCTGCAAAGAAAATGCTCCATGAGATGATCGGAAGTGGAACACCTGTGAGCATGCATACATACGACATATTTATTAGAGGACTTTGTAGAAATGATTGCACCAATGAAGCAATCGCCCTTTTCCAAAAATTAGGTGCACTGAATGTGAAGTTCGATATTGCAATACTCAATTCCATGATTAATGCAATGTACAAGGTTCAGAGAAGAGAAGAAGCTAACAAGTTGTTTGCTGCTATATCAACCACTGGGTTGGTACCTAATGCTTCCACGTATGGAATCATGATAAGAAATCTTCTAAAAGAGGGATCAGTGGAAGAAGCTGAAGATATGTTTTCATCAATGGAGAAGAGTGATTGTGCTCTCAGCTCTCGTCTTATAAATGATATCATTAGAATGTTATTGGAAAAGGGGGAGATAGTCAAGGCCGGAGAATACATGTCTAAAGTTGATGGGAAGAGCATCTCGCTTGAAGCTTCAACTAGTTCGTTGTTGTTgtctctcttttcagggaaaggGAAATATCGGGAACAAATACAATTGCTCCCTGCAAAGTACCAATTTTTCGATGGAACCATTTGA